CAAGAATGCGGTAACTGCCTAGTGCAATAAAAATTGCTCATTTTAATTAATGCGTTTTATAAATATAATTATCCAACTTAATCTCACTGTAAGTAATCTCTGTCGATGAATTATCAAGTTCTTTAGACGTAATAGCTAACCCTTCACCCGTTTGAATGTAAACTGTTCGATTGGTTACATCATAGCCTGACCAATAGCGTGTATAATCGGTAATTTTCTCTTCTTTATTAGCATGTTCTAATCCCCTTGGCACAATGAGCGGTCTGAAAATTGAGTATAAAGTATTTATACCTTTATCTGACTCGAACGTATCTAACATATTTTTATAGTAAAAGCTACGAATAAAACGAGAAGGAGAAGTATAATCACCTGGAATGCCTAATAATCCATAACCTGTTCCATTTTCAATAGGCTGGAGGGTAGTCGTATTGTTGATCTTTTTTTCAGATACTCCTACATTTTCAAGACCAATGTAATTTCTGATATTCACAGTATGGTAATCATATTCTGGACTATTGGTCATTACATCAATATAGTCATATAATTTAAATCCACCCGACATTACAGGCTCTAACACAATTCCATCCCCTGTAGTATCGATAAACGTATAGTGTAACGGAAACTGTAAGGGAGCCCCCTCATACATAAAAGGCTGATCTGTCAACATGAAATCTACATATGAATTTCTAATCTCTTGAATATTTTTAAAATTTGTTAAGACAAAA
The DNA window shown above is from Enterococcus sp. 12C11_DIV0727 and carries:
- a CDS encoding linear amide C-N hydrolase; this translates as MCTNITLTSTNKDIFFGRTMDLNMSMFGEDSGIDLNVKLVSIPKNITIESQLKPWKSKYSVLGVCSKDTTILYDGINEYGLTGDCQVLVEATRSKTTEIEAKGKIPVMGEEFVTFVLTNFKNIQEIRNSYVDFMLTDQPFMYEGAPLQFPLHYTFIDTTGDGIVLEPVMSGGFKLYDYIDVMTNSPEYDYHTVNIRNYIGLENVGVSEKKINNTTTLQPIENGTGYGLLGIPGDYTSPSRFIRSFYYKNMLDTFESDKGINTLYSIFRPLIVPRGLEHANKEEKITDYTRYWSGYDVTNRTVYIQTGEGLAITSKELDNSSTEITYSEIKLDNYIYKTH